A single region of the Pseudomonas mandelii genome encodes:
- a CDS encoding sensor histidine kinase, with product MAESPLLPIEEQSALIERLQSEATALREELDETNQGVLALYAELDNQAEELRQASDLKSRFLSYMSHEFRTPLGSILSIASLLTDELDGPLSPEQHKQVAFVSTAARELSDMVDDLLDLAKIEAGRITISPAWFDMFDLFAALRGMFRPIVNASAVDLIFEEPVGLPRLYTDDKKLAQILRNFISNSLKFTTRGEVRVSASLEGSSHVRFAVTDTGIGIATELHGALFEDFSQVDSPLQKRLRGTGLGLSLCKRFAALLGGDVGVESTPGVGSTFFVIIPLAIAMEPADET from the coding sequence ATGGCTGAATCGCCCCTGCTGCCGATCGAAGAACAATCGGCATTGATCGAGCGCTTGCAAAGTGAAGCCACGGCGCTGCGCGAAGAGCTCGACGAAACCAATCAGGGCGTGCTCGCGCTCTACGCCGAACTCGACAACCAGGCCGAAGAACTGCGTCAGGCGTCGGACCTCAAGAGCCGCTTCCTGTCCTACATGAGTCACGAGTTTCGCACGCCCCTGGGCTCGATCCTGAGCATCGCCAGCCTGCTGACCGATGAACTCGACGGCCCGCTCAGCCCCGAGCAGCACAAGCAGGTCGCATTCGTCAGCACGGCCGCGCGGGAACTGAGCGACATGGTCGACGACTTGCTCGACCTGGCGAAAATCGAGGCCGGGCGCATCACCATCTCGCCCGCCTGGTTCGACATGTTCGACCTGTTTGCCGCCCTGCGCGGCATGTTTCGCCCGATCGTCAATGCATCCGCCGTGGACCTGATCTTTGAAGAACCGGTTGGCCTGCCGCGCCTGTACACCGATGACAAGAAGCTCGCGCAGATCCTGCGCAACTTTATTTCCAACTCGCTGAAATTCACCACACGCGGTGAAGTACGCGTCTCGGCCTCGCTCGAAGGCTCCAGCCACGTGCGCTTTGCCGTCACGGATACAGGAATAGGTATCGCTACCGAGCTACATGGCGCATTGTTCGAGGACTTTTCCCAAGTCGATTCGCCCTTGCAGAAACGCTTGCGCGGTACTGGTCTGGGCTTGTCTTTGTGCAAACGCTTCGCCGCGCTGCTGGGAGGCGACGTCGGGGTAGAAAGCACGCCCGGGGTCGGCTCGACCTTTTTCGTGATCATCCCGCTGGCCATCGCCATGGAGCCCGCCGATGAAACGTGA
- a CDS encoding ATP-binding protein: MNIGGSLTQVLLIEDSSQIGHARRTAQKLAEDNGFDATDAGRVALVATELASNVLKHAGRGELHLRILPGSSANGIEILAVDRAQGFDLQACMTDGFSTGGTQGIGLGAVSRQAEVFDVHTDSRGTVLLARLYPRASKAADLRIGISQHSLHNDPACGDVWHLAFDGANLSALVIDGLGHGEEAERAARAGEKAFALAPFASPVYLLEDIHQAMTGTRGGALAIAQFDGHLGTLRFTGIGNIGGSLISADKSRGLASHPGIVGGQYRKAQPFDYAHVNGHLLIMYSDGLQSRWNLHDYPGLVYRHPAVIAAVLHRDFCRGRDDVTVLVVALEAAHG; encoded by the coding sequence ATGAACATCGGGGGGTCGCTGACCCAAGTGCTGTTGATCGAGGACAGCAGCCAGATCGGCCATGCCCGGCGCACGGCGCAGAAGCTCGCCGAAGACAACGGTTTCGACGCGACGGATGCCGGACGCGTGGCGCTGGTGGCCACTGAATTGGCCAGCAACGTGCTCAAGCATGCGGGCCGTGGCGAATTGCACCTGCGCATCCTGCCGGGCAGCAGCGCCAACGGCATAGAGATACTCGCAGTGGACCGTGCCCAAGGCTTTGACCTGCAGGCGTGCATGACGGACGGGTTTTCCACGGGCGGTACGCAGGGTATCGGCTTGGGGGCAGTGTCGCGCCAGGCGGAAGTCTTCGATGTTCATACCGACTCGCGCGGCACCGTGTTATTGGCCCGGTTATATCCACGCGCCAGCAAGGCCGCCGACTTGCGCATCGGCATCAGCCAGCACTCGCTGCACAACGACCCGGCGTGCGGCGATGTCTGGCACCTGGCGTTTGACGGGGCGAACCTCAGCGCGTTGGTGATCGACGGCCTGGGTCATGGCGAAGAAGCCGAACGCGCCGCCCGCGCCGGTGAAAAAGCTTTCGCCCTGGCCCCTTTTGCCTCGCCGGTGTACCTGCTCGAAGACATTCACCAGGCCATGACAGGCACCCGCGGCGGTGCGCTGGCGATTGCGCAGTTCGACGGTCATCTCGGTACGCTGAGATTCACCGGTATCGGCAATATCGGCGGCAGCCTGATCAGTGCGGACAAGTCCCGTGGCCTGGCGTCCCATCCGGGAATCGTCGGCGGGCAATACCGCAAAGCCCAACCCTTTGACTACGCTCATGTGAACGGACATCTATTGATCATGTACAGCGACGGCCTGCAATCCCGTTGGAACCTCCACGATTACCCCGGCCTGGTGTATCGCCATCCCGCCGTGATCGCCGCGGTCCTGCATCGCGACTTCTGTCGCGGCCGGGACGATGTAACGGTACTGGTCGTTGCACTGGAGGCTGCCCATGGCTGA
- a CDS encoding anti-sigma regulatory factor — MTLRSSGTQPIQIEQDVVLARQTARKLATECGMRLIDLTKLVTAVSELARNTMVYGGGGDMDWQILDENSRVGLRLTFRDEGPGIPDIKLAMTDGWTSGSGLGLGLTGAKRLVDEFELDTVPGQGTRITITRWT; from the coding sequence ATGACCCTGCGCAGCAGCGGCACTCAGCCCATTCAAATCGAGCAGGACGTGGTCCTGGCCCGGCAGACGGCGCGCAAGCTGGCCACCGAGTGCGGCATGCGCCTGATCGACCTGACCAAACTGGTGACCGCCGTCAGCGAGCTGGCGCGCAACACCATGGTCTATGGCGGCGGAGGCGACATGGACTGGCAGATCCTCGACGAAAACTCGCGGGTCGGCCTGCGCCTGACGTTTCGAGATGAAGGCCCGGGCATCCCGGACATCAAACTGGCAATGACCGACGGCTGGACTTCCGGCAGCGGCCTGGGCCTTGGCCTGACAGGCGCGAAACGGCTGGTGGATGAGTTCGAACTGGACACCGTACCCGGACAGGGCACTCGCATCACGATCACCCGATGGACATGA
- a CDS encoding STAS domain-containing protein yields MERIPILQMGDFLLVTIQVDMHDQLALMLQDDLSERISKTSARGVLIDISALDMVDSFIGRMIGTISGLSKIMDAQTVLVGMQPAVAITLVELGLTLPGVSTALNVERGMKLLQERVREQ; encoded by the coding sequence ATGGAGCGCATTCCGATTTTGCAGATGGGCGACTTCCTGCTGGTGACCATTCAGGTCGACATGCATGACCAGCTTGCCCTCATGCTCCAGGACGATCTCTCTGAACGCATCAGCAAGACTTCCGCTCGCGGCGTGTTGATCGACATCTCGGCGCTGGACATGGTCGACTCGTTCATCGGTCGAATGATCGGCACCATCTCCGGCCTGTCGAAAATCATGGATGCCCAGACCGTGCTGGTCGGCATGCAGCCTGCGGTCGCGATCACGCTGGTAGAGCTCGGGCTGACCTTGCCCGGCGTCAGCACCGCGCTGAACGTCGAGCGCGGGATGAAACTGCTCCAGGAACGAGTACGCGAGCAATGA
- a CDS encoding STAS domain-containing protein, translating into MAAMQINTLDAMKNNHTYLLGEWIKSLEAGGANRNVKDHDLKQQTSDFLQLVTAGLENGNGPNIAAPGWDEARQFLEKLSHSRALLGQDSHQTASFIFSLKGPLFSLLQSHYKENPGVLAEQLWQVSELLDALGMHTIRTFQKSREAVIKRQQEELLELSTPVVKLWDGVLALPMIGTLDSQRTQVVMESLLQRIVDTGSEIAIIDITGVPTVDTLVAQHLLKTVTAIRLMGADCIISGVRPQIAQTIVHLGLDLQGVVTKANLADALKLALTRLGITVSKTV; encoded by the coding sequence ATGGCAGCAATGCAGATCAACACACTCGACGCGATGAAAAACAACCACACGTATTTGCTTGGGGAATGGATCAAGAGCCTGGAAGCCGGTGGTGCCAATCGTAATGTCAAAGACCACGATCTCAAGCAGCAAACCTCGGATTTTCTTCAACTGGTGACCGCGGGCCTGGAAAACGGCAACGGTCCCAACATCGCCGCGCCGGGTTGGGATGAGGCTCGTCAGTTCCTCGAAAAACTCTCCCACAGCCGCGCCCTGCTCGGCCAGGATTCGCACCAGACCGCCAGTTTCATTTTTTCACTGAAAGGTCCGCTGTTTTCCCTGCTGCAGTCTCACTACAAAGAAAATCCTGGGGTACTGGCCGAACAGCTCTGGCAAGTGTCCGAGCTGCTCGACGCGCTGGGCATGCACACCATCCGTACCTTCCAGAAATCCCGCGAAGCAGTGATCAAGCGTCAGCAGGAAGAACTGCTGGAACTCTCCACCCCGGTGGTCAAGCTCTGGGATGGCGTCCTCGCCCTGCCGATGATCGGCACCCTGGACTCGCAACGCACCCAGGTGGTGATGGAATCGCTGCTGCAACGGATCGTCGATACCGGCTCGGAAATCGCCATCATCGACATCACCGGTGTGCCGACCGTTGACACCCTGGTGGCTCAGCACCTGCTCAAAACCGTGACTGCAATTCGCCTGATGGGCGCCGATTGCATCATCAGCGGCGTGCGTCCGCAGATCGCACAGACCATCGTTCACCTGGGGCTGGACCTGCAAGGCGTGGTCACCAAGGCCAACCTGGCCGATGCCCTGAAACTGGCCCTGACCCGTCTGGGAATCACCGTCAGCAAGACGGTTTAA
- a CDS encoding DUF4142 domain-containing protein: protein MDGFTLRHLALAVALSTSMGTAFAATSNDFVDNAAAGGIAEIETSRLALEKSSSADIKKFANMMITDHSKANDELAALAKKNDIEVPDETTLVKQAKEKILEMRDESFDAAYANNQVKAHEDTIKLFEKQANTVTDDKVKGATDLKGFAQKMLPALEKHLEMAKELQAAHPSK from the coding sequence ATGGACGGATTCACCCTGCGCCATCTCGCCCTGGCCGTCGCCTTGAGCACCAGCATGGGCACAGCTTTTGCTGCCACTTCCAATGACTTTGTCGACAACGCAGCCGCAGGTGGCATTGCGGAAATCGAGACCAGCCGACTGGCGCTGGAAAAAAGCTCGTCGGCCGACATCAAGAAATTCGCCAACATGATGATCACCGATCATTCCAAGGCCAACGATGAACTGGCGGCCCTGGCGAAAAAGAATGACATCGAGGTCCCGGACGAGACGACGCTGGTCAAACAGGCCAAGGAAAAAATCCTCGAGATGCGGGACGAGTCCTTCGACGCGGCCTACGCCAATAACCAAGTGAAGGCCCACGAAGACACGATCAAGCTGTTCGAAAAACAGGCCAACACAGTGACGGACGACAAGGTCAAAGGCGCCACCGATTTGAAAGGTTTCGCGCAAAAAATGCTGCCGGCACTGGAAAAACACCTGGAGATGGCGAAAGAGCTCCAGGCCGCCCACCCCAGCAAATAA